One window from the genome of Rariglobus hedericola encodes:
- a CDS encoding beta strand repeat-containing protein, giving the protein MIPQVTSPRRFRSKLRLVSIFWVCPVLILGAVSTSHAVPAGTSAVTGFNSGGWNADDVRDSLGAGIVNATTHAPGSATVVDGAAVDSQIFWRDTNGSLGNLGGVSLTGTPTGSGKSTISVMNATSGLADAATALGAGFSAVYRWQNTDTTAAGISFKIGIQSTAWGTSQAGYTATRSGESAWDLLLVHDPAQPGNTPGNTTVNGAFVTSVVNTTTSKFFLYGQAGNTNLTPPEGSVAKTLAEWALDPVWGPLLFGDGAKVTNTQFGFGSGNAAASGVLDYATVSYLNSGARIDFVDAARYTGAGSNFDDAANWGGVTPGSMQNLFIDQDASLSVTGVQSTRSLGVLAGTTGLVLNDGATLVLNSAENGTLSADAGATLSVTGAGALQAAVIEAGGTINLATITTLDGGATPHPVRDGTSPSAVSRYGLVVFNGGTVNLQSGANVTVANNTGVNGLKAMIRVGEASGAAGAGVLNIANGATLTVGSLHGTDSWGALHVGDWGGLGIVNQNGGTVDIFGGLMIGNEGGTGTYTISEGALNIYRPVGDNGAIVLGRATNNRVSSGTLNIDGGLVTLGADGGANGNVALVVGGLSDDVAAYSGGQGTVNQNDGEMYFQNGILKFGRGQGTYNLNGGVLSIGGTNGISATNNGVYAFNFGGGTLRVTGSALDTAINATLVTGKTSVIDTNGIGATWRGNFTGSGTLNKMGEGVLTLRGNNVFGGEVYVVGGAIAQTAGVSSIKYFGVGSGPAADGAYDLSAGTLNISQALQVGDWSGKGVFNQTGGTVNVVGSFNVGNQGGEGEYNLSGGVLNLSGGLYNIGRNTDTKPASTGVFNLSGTGLLDIAGGNFVIGNRDATATLGNGTGVFNQTGGTFRLSGTTGSDNLFLSGYGAGEYNLLGGTLEIGADRLRGSYASGAYAFNLGGGTIKVITTALVTSVDSTLVDGARSYIDTNGLGATWSGDIDGADGGLTKRGVGTLTFTGGATRAIGSFFVEQGTTVQSNGTSTISELAVGTGAGNSGTYTLDGGTLLLSGTPPFSSPGAAASFRVGDFGGTGVFNQNGGSVIVGSSTELAALNIGNQGGTGTYNLNDGVLELAGGINVVGRSSGANADSTGTLNIAGSGLLEIKNGSSLIIGNNFVRSSYGTATVNQNGGTVRITDGTLFVAGFGDGTYNLNAGTLEVGGDSLVARYNNPTATSVFNFGAGTIKVINEDLVTDVRAVLVDGAVATVNTNSFNATFSNGFSGTGGFAKTGVGALTLNGITDLQSASTVRGVLRIGAGAGKSGTLNLTDDLTVFITNGVGRLQVGVDGGSGIANFNTGASFTIDDSAVTSGWGTLDIGRGAGSVGVLNHSAGLVDISGGALQVGYSGATGTYHLSSDATLDMGENSSLFIASGDGASGLLTIADNAVFNTAGQVFVGAGASATGTITQTGGSATFTGATVWFGTNSDELITTQGTGIYNLEGGVLVFNGVSQDVRFGDSAGGAGEFNQSGGTATFTDTKLRVGARGSYNQSGGVLEVGGVNLTGSGAYNLGGGTIKVVGTALSTGMNATLTAGKSLTVNTNNLGATFSGSLTGSGGLTKIGQGTLSLSGNSNYSGSTVVQDGTLRVDGELANTVIIVNAGSFLSGHGSAGGVVIKNDASWMLGGATGAFSVTGDVILEAESYTLLRIASVGSHDYLNIGGTLFAGGVLEVVLLNDFNPLDGESFTLFNAGGFDGTFDELLLPVLTPGLKWNLDSLYTSGVLSVQVDGFTIPEPSSWAVIFGAAALTAALCRRRRGR; this is encoded by the coding sequence TCAGGAGCAAGCTTCGCCTTGTATCCATTTTTTGGGTATGTCCTGTTCTGATTCTGGGCGCTGTATCGACTTCCCACGCGGTGCCGGCCGGCACGAGTGCAGTGACTGGATTCAACTCCGGCGGATGGAACGCCGATGATGTGCGCGATTCCTTGGGTGCCGGTATTGTGAACGCGACCACGCATGCCCCGGGCTCGGCCACGGTGGTGGACGGAGCTGCGGTCGACTCGCAGATTTTCTGGCGCGATACCAACGGCTCGCTGGGAAATCTGGGTGGCGTTTCGCTGACCGGAACGCCTACGGGCAGTGGCAAAAGCACGATCAGCGTGATGAACGCCACTTCCGGTCTGGCGGATGCGGCGACCGCGTTGGGTGCCGGTTTCAGTGCCGTGTATCGCTGGCAAAACACGGATACCACGGCTGCGGGCATCTCGTTTAAAATCGGTATCCAGTCGACGGCGTGGGGCACTTCACAAGCCGGCTACACGGCGACTCGCTCGGGTGAGTCTGCTTGGGATCTGCTTCTGGTGCATGATCCGGCCCAGCCGGGTAACACGCCCGGAAACACCACGGTGAACGGTGCGTTCGTGACGTCGGTGGTGAACACGACGACGAGTAAATTTTTCCTCTACGGACAGGCTGGAAATACGAACCTCACTCCGCCCGAAGGCAGCGTTGCGAAAACCCTCGCCGAGTGGGCGTTGGATCCGGTGTGGGGACCGTTGCTCTTCGGTGACGGGGCGAAGGTCACGAATACGCAGTTTGGCTTTGGTTCCGGCAATGCCGCGGCGTCGGGTGTTCTCGACTATGCGACTGTAAGTTATCTGAACTCGGGTGCGCGTATCGATTTTGTGGATGCGGCGCGTTACACGGGGGCTGGATCGAATTTTGACGATGCGGCGAACTGGGGCGGCGTGACGCCTGGTTCGATGCAGAATCTTTTTATCGATCAGGATGCCTCGCTGTCGGTCACGGGCGTGCAGAGCACCCGCAGCCTCGGTGTGCTCGCGGGCACCACGGGGCTCGTTCTTAACGACGGCGCGACGCTGGTGCTCAACTCCGCTGAAAACGGCACGTTGTCCGCCGATGCCGGTGCCACCCTGAGTGTGACCGGTGCGGGCGCGTTGCAGGCCGCAGTCATCGAGGCGGGTGGCACGATCAATCTGGCCACGATCACCACGCTGGATGGCGGCGCGACGCCACACCCGGTTCGCGACGGCACCAGCCCCAGCGCGGTCAGCCGCTATGGCTTGGTCGTTTTTAACGGAGGCACGGTGAACCTCCAGTCAGGCGCGAATGTCACGGTGGCCAACAACACCGGCGTCAACGGGCTCAAGGCGATGATTCGAGTGGGCGAAGCATCGGGTGCCGCGGGAGCGGGCGTCCTCAACATCGCCAATGGGGCGACGCTCACAGTGGGCAGTCTGCATGGCACGGATAGCTGGGGCGCGTTGCACGTCGGTGATTGGGGTGGCTTGGGCATCGTCAATCAGAACGGCGGCACGGTGGATATTTTTGGCGGATTGATGATCGGCAACGAAGGCGGCACCGGCACCTACACGATCTCCGAGGGCGCGTTGAATATTTATCGTCCGGTAGGCGACAACGGCGCAATCGTCCTGGGCCGTGCGACGAACAACCGCGTTTCAAGCGGCACACTCAACATCGATGGCGGTTTGGTGACCTTGGGCGCCGACGGCGGTGCGAACGGAAATGTGGCGCTCGTGGTCGGCGGACTTTCCGACGACGTCGCGGCTTACTCGGGCGGGCAGGGCACGGTGAATCAAAATGACGGCGAAATGTATTTCCAGAACGGTATCCTTAAATTCGGACGAGGGCAGGGCACGTATAATCTCAACGGCGGCGTGCTCTCCATCGGCGGAACCAACGGCATCAGTGCGACGAATAACGGCGTGTATGCGTTCAATTTTGGCGGAGGCACGTTGCGCGTGACCGGTAGCGCTCTTGATACGGCAATCAACGCCACGCTGGTGACCGGCAAGACATCCGTCATCGATACCAATGGAATCGGCGCCACCTGGCGGGGAAATTTTACGGGTTCGGGCACCTTGAACAAAATGGGTGAAGGCGTTCTCACTTTGCGTGGAAACAATGTTTTCGGTGGTGAAGTCTATGTGGTCGGAGGGGCCATCGCCCAGACAGCCGGCGTATCCAGTATCAAATACTTTGGCGTGGGTTCGGGACCCGCAGCGGACGGCGCTTATGATCTTTCGGCGGGCACGCTTAACATCAGTCAGGCGCTGCAAGTGGGCGACTGGAGCGGCAAGGGCGTGTTCAACCAGACGGGGGGAACGGTCAACGTGGTCGGTTCGTTCAACGTCGGCAATCAAGGCGGCGAAGGTGAATACAACCTGTCGGGCGGCGTGCTCAATCTGTCCGGCGGACTTTACAACATCGGGCGCAATACCGACACGAAGCCGGCGAGCACCGGCGTGTTCAACCTCTCGGGAACCGGATTGCTGGATATCGCCGGAGGTAATTTCGTGATCGGCAACCGCGATGCGACCGCGACGCTCGGCAATGGCACGGGAGTGTTTAACCAGACGGGTGGCACGTTCCGGCTCAGCGGGACCACGGGCTCGGACAACTTGTTTCTCTCCGGTTACGGCGCGGGTGAATACAATCTGCTCGGCGGCACGCTGGAGATCGGAGCCGATCGTCTTCGCGGCAGTTACGCCTCGGGCGCCTATGCCTTCAATCTTGGCGGCGGCACGATCAAGGTCATCACGACCGCATTGGTGACTTCGGTGGATTCGACCTTGGTCGATGGTGCGCGCTCTTACATCGACACCAATGGACTTGGTGCGACCTGGTCCGGCGATATTGATGGTGCGGACGGTGGTTTGACCAAGCGTGGAGTCGGCACCCTGACGTTTACGGGTGGCGCCACGCGCGCGATCGGAAGTTTTTTTGTGGAGCAAGGAACGACGGTTCAGTCCAACGGCACGTCAACCATCTCGGAGCTGGCCGTGGGCACGGGCGCGGGCAATTCCGGCACTTACACGCTCGACGGTGGAACCTTGCTGTTGAGCGGCACGCCTCCGTTCAGTTCTCCCGGCGCGGCGGCTTCATTCCGCGTGGGTGATTTTGGCGGCACGGGTGTTTTTAATCAGAACGGAGGCAGCGTGATTGTGGGTTCTTCGACGGAACTCGCGGCGCTGAACATCGGCAACCAAGGAGGCACCGGCACTTATAATTTGAACGACGGTGTGCTTGAACTGGCGGGCGGCATCAATGTCGTCGGACGTTCCAGCGGTGCCAATGCCGACAGCACCGGCACGCTCAACATCGCGGGCTCCGGCTTGCTCGAAATCAAGAACGGCAGCTCGCTGATCATCGGTAACAACTTTGTCCGTTCCTCCTATGGCACGGCGACGGTTAACCAGAATGGTGGCACGGTGCGTATCACCGACGGCACGTTGTTTGTCGCGGGCTTTGGTGATGGCACTTACAACTTGAACGCGGGCACGTTGGAAGTGGGCGGCGACAGTTTGGTTGCGCGTTACAACAATCCAACCGCGACGAGCGTCTTTAATTTCGGCGCGGGCACGATCAAGGTGATTAACGAAGATCTGGTCACCGATGTGCGCGCCGTCCTCGTCGATGGCGCAGTGGCTACGGTCAATACCAACAGCTTTAACGCCACCTTCTCCAACGGTTTTTCAGGCACGGGCGGTTTTGCAAAGACGGGTGTCGGTGCGCTCACGTTGAATGGGATCACGGATCTTCAATCCGCTTCGACTGTGCGCGGAGTGCTGCGCATCGGTGCGGGCGCGGGCAAGTCGGGCACGCTCAATCTGACGGATGATCTCACGGTCTTCATCACGAACGGCGTCGGTCGTCTGCAAGTCGGAGTCGATGGCGGTAGTGGTATTGCCAACTTCAATACGGGGGCGTCGTTCACGATCGACGACTCGGCAGTGACCAGCGGCTGGGGCACCCTGGATATCGGTCGTGGCGCGGGTTCTGTCGGTGTGCTGAATCATTCCGCAGGCCTCGTAGATATTTCCGGCGGCGCCTTGCAGGTCGGCTATTCCGGAGCGACGGGCACCTACCATCTGTCGAGTGACGCGACGTTGGATATGGGGGAGAACTCTTCTCTCTTCATTGCGTCGGGTGATGGTGCGAGCGGTTTGCTGACCATCGCGGATAACGCGGTGTTCAACACGGCCGGCCAGGTGTTTGTGGGCGCGGGCGCCTCTGCGACAGGAACGATCACGCAAACGGGTGGTTCGGCAACATTCACCGGGGCGACGGTCTGGTTCGGCACGAACAGTGATGAGTTAATTACCACCCAAGGCACCGGCATCTATAATCTCGAAGGGGGCGTGCTGGTCTTCAACGGGGTTTCGCAAGACGTGCGCTTCGGTGACAGCGCCGGTGGTGCAGGCGAGTTCAATCAAAGCGGCGGCACGGCGACGTTTACCGATACGAAACTGCGCGTGGGGGCCCGCGGCAGCTACAATCAATCGGGCGGTGTGCTCGAAGTCGGCGGGGTAAATCTGACTGGCTCCGGAGCCTACAACTTGGGCGGTGGCACGATCAAGGTCGTAGGCACTGCGTTGAGCACGGGAATGAATGCCACGCTTACCGCTGGAAAAAGCCTGACGGTGAACACGAATAATCTGGGCGCGACCTTCTCGGGTTCGCTAACCGGTTCGGGCGGTCTCACCAAGATCGGGCAAGGCACCTTGAGTCTCTCGGGCAACAGCAATTATTCGGGATCAACGGTCGTGCAGGACGGCACGTTGCGAGTCGATGGTGAGCTGGCCAACACCGTGATCATCGTGAATGCGGGTAGTTTCCTTTCCGGTCACGGTTCGGCGGGGGGAGTCGTGATCAAGAATGACGCGAGCTGGATGCTCGGTGGGGCGACCGGTGCGTTCTCCGTCACGGGCGACGTAATTCTGGAGGCTGAGAGCTACACCCTGCTGCGTATCGCCTCGGTCGGCAGCCATGACTATTTGAATATCGGCGGCACGCTGTTTGCAGGCGGAGTCCTGGAAGTTGTTTTGTTGAATGATTTCAACCCGCTCGATGGCGAAAGCTTCACGCTGTTTAATGCGGGCGGTTTCGACGGCACGTTTGATGAACTTTTGCTGCCGGTGCTCACGCCCGGCCTGAAGTGGAATCTCGATTCGCTCTACACGAGTGGAGTGCTGTCCGTGCAGGTTGATGGCTTCACAATTCCCGAGCCGTCCAGCTGGGCGGTGATCTTCGGTGCGGCCGCCTTGACGGCCGCACTCTGCCGCCGCCGGCGGGGGCGCTGA
- the hemL gene encoding glutamate-1-semialdehyde 2,1-aminomutase gives MSDSTLSDSLFARAKELIPGGVNSPVRAFRSVGGAPFFTKSAQGATLTTADGKELIDFVCTWGPAIHGHNHPRIKAAIAAALEHGTSFGTPNPYEVEMAELITRFVPSIKKVRMTSSGTEATMSAIRLARGFTKRDKIIKFSGCYHGHSDSLLIKAGSGALTHGHPDSAGIPASFARETVVLPYNDRAALDAAFAANPGQIAGVIIEPFCGNVGFIMPDAGYLAYLREITAQHGTVLIFDEVMTGFRIAKGGVQEREAIVPDLTCLGKIIGGGLPVGAFGGRADIMDMLAPLGPVYQAGTLSGNPLAMAAGIASLRLLEELNPYARLDTLGRQLVSAVADACKAKGIAVQTPQCGSMFSFFFTDTPVRDYDTALKGDAQLFARVFRTALEGGVYLAPSAYEAGFISTAHEGPAIDRACEVLTGAIRGL, from the coding sequence GTGTCCGACTCAACGCTCTCCGACTCCCTCTTCGCCCGCGCCAAGGAACTCATTCCCGGCGGCGTCAATTCCCCCGTCCGTGCGTTCCGTTCCGTCGGTGGCGCGCCGTTCTTCACGAAGTCCGCCCAAGGCGCCACGCTCACCACGGCCGACGGCAAAGAGCTGATCGACTTCGTCTGCACCTGGGGTCCCGCCATCCACGGCCACAACCACCCGCGCATCAAGGCCGCCATCGCCGCCGCGCTCGAACACGGCACGTCCTTCGGCACGCCAAATCCTTACGAGGTCGAAATGGCCGAGCTCATCACACGCTTCGTTCCTTCGATTAAAAAAGTCCGCATGACCAGCAGCGGCACCGAGGCGACCATGTCGGCCATTCGCCTCGCGCGCGGTTTCACGAAGCGCGACAAGATCATCAAATTCTCCGGCTGTTACCACGGCCACTCCGACTCGCTGCTCATCAAAGCCGGCTCCGGTGCGCTCACGCATGGCCACCCCGACAGCGCGGGCATCCCTGCCTCGTTTGCGCGTGAAACCGTCGTCCTTCCCTACAATGATCGCGCCGCCCTCGACGCCGCCTTCGCCGCCAATCCCGGCCAGATCGCCGGCGTCATCATCGAACCGTTTTGCGGCAACGTCGGTTTCATCATGCCCGACGCCGGTTACCTCGCCTACCTGCGCGAGATCACCGCGCAACACGGCACCGTCCTCATTTTCGACGAGGTCATGACCGGTTTCCGCATCGCCAAGGGTGGCGTCCAAGAACGCGAAGCCATCGTCCCTGATCTCACGTGTCTCGGCAAAATCATCGGCGGCGGCCTGCCCGTCGGTGCCTTCGGCGGACGCGCCGATATCATGGACATGCTTGCTCCGCTCGGCCCCGTTTACCAGGCCGGCACGCTCAGCGGCAACCCGCTCGCCATGGCCGCCGGCATTGCGTCGCTGCGTCTGTTGGAAGAACTCAATCCCTACGCCCGTCTCGACACGCTCGGCCGCCAGTTGGTCAGTGCCGTGGCCGACGCCTGCAAAGCCAAAGGCATCGCCGTGCAGACGCCCCAGTGCGGTTCCATGTTCAGCTTCTTCTTCACCGACACGCCCGTGCGCGATTACGACACCGCCCTAAAAGGCGACGCCCAACTCTTCGCCCGCGTCTTCCGCACCGCGCTCGAGGGCGGAGTTTATCTCGCCCCCAGCGCCTACGAAGCCGGTTTCATCAGCACCGCTCACGAAGGCCCCGCCATTGACCGCGCCTGTGAGGTGCTCACCGGCGCGATCCGCGGTCTCTGA
- a CDS encoding TVP38/TMEM64 family protein — protein sequence MDNRKKRLLGILGALVVIGCVVGLLAMQMDLGTQVKRCLEFVRAQGPGVFFLAMAVLPMFGFPLSPFIFSAGPVFAPTLGPGVVIASGMTALAVNVSLSYWFAAFALRPWLERLISWLGYPMPKLPAGRDWEFTLVVRVVPGTPFPLQSYLLGLARVKFWIYLLVSTLVPSGYLIAAVVAGDALVQGDKRKLVFAGILFAIVGTTLHFLRKRLAAKRALTRVPSDADKPAQTGA from the coding sequence ATGGATAATCGCAAAAAACGGTTGCTGGGCATTCTGGGCGCACTGGTGGTGATCGGCTGCGTGGTCGGTCTGCTGGCTATGCAAATGGACCTGGGCACCCAGGTGAAACGCTGTCTCGAATTCGTCCGTGCTCAGGGACCGGGCGTGTTTTTTCTGGCGATGGCGGTGCTGCCGATGTTCGGGTTTCCGCTTTCACCCTTCATTTTTTCAGCGGGGCCGGTGTTCGCGCCGACGCTCGGGCCGGGCGTGGTGATCGCCAGCGGGATGACGGCATTGGCGGTCAACGTGTCGTTGAGTTACTGGTTTGCGGCCTTCGCGCTCAGGCCGTGGCTGGAGCGGTTGATCAGCTGGCTGGGTTATCCGATGCCGAAGCTGCCGGCCGGCCGTGATTGGGAATTCACGCTGGTCGTGCGCGTGGTGCCGGGCACGCCGTTTCCCCTGCAAAGTTATCTGCTGGGGCTGGCTCGCGTGAAATTTTGGATCTACCTGCTGGTGTCCACGCTGGTGCCGTCGGGATACTTGATCGCGGCGGTGGTGGCGGGCGATGCGCTGGTGCAAGGCGACAAACGCAAGCTGGTGTTCGCTGGCATCCTGTTCGCCATCGTGGGGACGACGCTGCATTTCCTGAGGAAACGCCTCGCCGCGAAACGTGCGCTTACGCGTGTGCCGTCCGACGCTGATAAACCAGCTCAAACAGGGGCGTAG
- a CDS encoding cation:proton antiporter: MTPFELSVRFFLQLAIILCVCRFVSWLGTRVGQPPVVGEMIAGVILGPSLFGLLAPYWQAQLFPAASKPILFTVAQVGLVLYMFVVGLEFRIDLVRDRLRSAVAISASGILAPFILGCGIAAWLLARGGFFNPGVSLWQAMPYLGAAMAITAFPMLARIIVERKLTGTAVGALALAAGAIDDAAAWCVLALVLASFAGDATIALYAIGGSVLLVAVTFTLGKRLLGAIVTRGERSEADSRHMFGWLLVLLMLAAWFTDSIGIYAVFGAFILGAAVPRGKFTEKVQERIEPIATQLLLPLFFIYSGLNTRFDLVNDAGLWLVAGVVLAGAVIGKMGACYLAARACGETHRDGLGVGALMNARGLMELIILNIGLERGLITPTLFTIMVLMAIVTTLMATPLFELVYQRRTAHA, from the coding sequence ATGACGCCCTTCGAGCTCTCCGTCCGGTTTTTCCTGCAGCTCGCGATCATCCTGTGCGTCTGCCGGTTCGTCAGCTGGCTGGGCACGCGCGTCGGCCAGCCGCCCGTAGTCGGCGAAATGATCGCCGGCGTGATTCTGGGCCCGTCGTTGTTCGGGCTGCTCGCGCCGTATTGGCAGGCGCAACTCTTCCCCGCAGCCTCAAAACCCATCTTGTTCACAGTGGCCCAGGTCGGCCTCGTGCTCTACATGTTCGTCGTCGGACTGGAATTCCGCATCGATCTGGTGAGGGACCGCCTGCGCAGCGCGGTCGCCATCTCGGCTTCGGGCATTCTCGCACCGTTCATACTCGGCTGCGGCATCGCCGCCTGGCTGCTGGCACGCGGCGGTTTTTTCAATCCCGGCGTCAGTCTCTGGCAAGCCATGCCTTATCTCGGTGCGGCCATGGCAATCACCGCATTTCCGATGCTCGCACGTATCATCGTTGAGCGAAAGCTCACCGGCACTGCCGTGGGCGCACTTGCGCTGGCCGCCGGCGCCATCGACGACGCGGCCGCGTGGTGCGTGCTCGCGCTCGTGCTGGCGAGCTTTGCCGGCGATGCGACCATCGCCCTCTACGCAATCGGCGGCAGCGTCCTGCTGGTCGCGGTGACCTTTACCCTCGGCAAGCGTTTGCTCGGAGCCATCGTCACCCGCGGTGAACGCAGCGAAGCCGACAGCCGCCACATGTTTGGGTGGTTGCTCGTGCTGCTCATGCTCGCCGCCTGGTTTACCGACAGCATCGGCATCTATGCCGTGTTCGGGGCGTTCATCCTCGGCGCCGCCGTGCCGCGTGGGAAGTTCACCGAAAAGGTCCAGGAGCGCATCGAGCCGATCGCGACCCAATTATTGCTGCCGCTGTTCTTTATTTATTCCGGTCTCAACACCCGCTTCGACCTGGTCAACGATGCCGGCCTCTGGCTGGTCGCCGGCGTGGTGCTGGCCGGCGCGGTCATCGGTAAAATGGGTGCCTGCTACCTAGCTGCGCGCGCCTGCGGTGAGACCCATCGCGATGGGCTCGGTGTGGGGGCGCTTATGAACGCACGCGGACTCATGGAATTAATCATCCTCAACATCGGCCTCGAGCGCGGGCTGATCACGCCGACACTGTTCACCATCATGGTGCTCATGGCCATCGTGACCACGTTGATGGCTACGCCCCTGTTTGAGCTGGTTTATCAGCGTCGGACGGCACACGCGTAA
- a CDS encoding polysaccharide deacetylase family protein, translating to MRFSLLCIVIIKIAALILGLIGVSMGWALVLFFVPDLWVLYHLFMPGASGLVRTFTRFQTDRPEVWLTIDDGPDEHDTPRILDLLDQHGARATFFLVGERAARHPALVAEIARRGHEIGHHTHTHPAGTFWCSTPAQVKRQLDAATGPLTPPGGVPPRCFRPPVGIKNIWLQCALVARGLICVSWNVRSGDSFARDPQKVAEHVLRLAKPGSILLLHEGAPLHDAVRVTAIAQVLAGLDARGLRCVIPADAQLR from the coding sequence ATGCGTTTTTCACTCCTCTGCATCGTTATCATAAAAATCGCCGCCCTCATCCTCGGGCTGATCGGCGTGTCGATGGGCTGGGCACTGGTTCTCTTTTTTGTCCCTGATCTTTGGGTGCTCTATCATCTCTTCATGCCCGGCGCATCCGGACTGGTGCGCACGTTCACCCGATTTCAAACCGATCGGCCCGAGGTGTGGCTCACCATCGACGATGGCCCCGACGAACACGACACTCCGCGCATCCTCGATCTGCTCGATCAGCACGGAGCGCGCGCCACTTTTTTTCTCGTGGGTGAACGCGCCGCCCGCCACCCCGCGCTCGTAGCGGAAATCGCCCGCCGCGGCCACGAGATCGGCCACCACACGCACACGCATCCCGCGGGCACATTTTGGTGCTCTACGCCGGCGCAGGTGAAACGACAACTCGACGCGGCGACCGGTCCGCTCACGCCTCCCGGCGGAGTTCCTCCCCGTTGCTTCCGCCCTCCGGTCGGCATTAAAAACATCTGGCTTCAGTGCGCGCTTGTCGCACGCGGACTCATTTGCGTTTCGTGGAATGTGCGCAGTGGCGACTCGTTCGCCCGCGATCCCCAAAAGGTCGCCGAGCACGTTCTTCGCCTGGCAAAGCCCGGCTCGATCCTGCTGCTTCACGAGGGTGCTCCATTGCATGATGCTGTGCGCGTCACCGCCATCGCCCAAGTGCTGGCCGGCTTGGATGCCCGCGGCCTGCGCTGTGTGATTCCCGCCGATGCGCAACTACGCTGA
- a CDS encoding phosphatase PAP2 family protein translates to MSPPSVRTRIATYHWRKATTTPVLMVAFFVIYFQVLNHPLSPPVQVPHTAPDRWISFQPWALIPYASLWLYVIIPSALMMRLRELRDHALGAIALGGIGLLIFILWPTITPPSHIDWSAHPQMQFLKNIDASGNACPSLHVAFAVFGACWLARVLRRMHAGTFIQCLNVLWAVAIAYSTIATRQHVALDVLAGAALGWIVAAINLRLCPDQPDV, encoded by the coding sequence ATGTCTCCTCCTTCCGTCCGCACGCGCATCGCCACCTACCACTGGCGCAAAGCCACGACCACACCGGTTCTGATGGTGGCATTCTTTGTCATCTATTTTCAGGTGTTGAACCACCCGCTCTCGCCGCCCGTGCAGGTGCCGCACACCGCGCCCGACCGTTGGATCAGCTTTCAACCGTGGGCGTTGATTCCCTACGCCTCGCTCTGGCTCTATGTCATCATTCCATCCGCCCTGATGATGCGGCTGCGCGAATTGCGAGATCATGCGCTGGGCGCGATCGCCCTGGGCGGGATCGGCCTGCTGATTTTTATTTTGTGGCCCACGATCACCCCGCCGTCGCACATCGACTGGTCGGCGCATCCGCAAATGCAGTTTCTCAAAAACATCGATGCCTCGGGCAACGCCTGTCCGTCGCTACACGTGGCTTTCGCCGTCTTTGGCGCCTGCTGGCTCGCGCGTGTTTTACGCCGCATGCACGCCGGCACCTTCATCCAGTGCCTCAACGTGCTCTGGGCCGTCGCCATCGCCTACTCGACAATCGCCACGCGGCAACACGTCGCCCTCGATGTGCTTGCCGGAGCCGCCCTGGGTTGGATAGTCGCCGCCATTAACCTGCGCCTCTGCCCCGATCAGCCCGACGTCTGA